Proteins from a genomic interval of Gammaproteobacteria bacterium:
- the murI gene encoding glutamate racemase, protein MTTNSNNAIGVFDSGVGGLTVVRALMERLPFENIVYFGDTARVPYGVKSVETISHFTTQITEFLLQQNVKLLIIACNTMAAVASQVVRDLSPVPVLDVIDAGALGAIAATHKKYVGVIGTPTTINSNAYTRAIHQHAPDIRVFSQACPLFVPLVEEGWLDHQVTRLTAQEYLKPVLAQNIDTLVLGCTHYPLLKPLLQEAAGSKIQLVDSAESMAEQTADLLDKMGLANPQRSAPDYHFYVTDVPLRFQTIGERFLGRTLYNVHVVKW, encoded by the coding sequence ATGACTACCAATTCCAATAACGCCATCGGCGTATTCGACTCCGGCGTCGGCGGCCTTACCGTCGTGCGCGCGCTCATGGAGCGTCTGCCCTTTGAGAACATCGTTTACTTCGGCGACACGGCACGTGTGCCCTATGGGGTGAAGTCGGTCGAAACCATCTCCCATTTCACAACACAGATCACGGAGTTCCTGCTCCAGCAGAACGTCAAGCTGCTCATCATTGCGTGCAACACCATGGCCGCCGTAGCCTCGCAGGTGGTGCGCGACCTCTCCCCCGTGCCGGTGCTGGATGTGATTGATGCCGGCGCGCTGGGCGCCATTGCCGCAACACACAAAAAATATGTGGGGGTGATTGGCACTCCAACCACCATCAATAGTAACGCCTATACCCGCGCAATACATCAGCACGCCCCAGACATCCGGGTGTTTTCACAGGCCTGCCCGTTATTCGTGCCGCTCGTGGAAGAAGGCTGGCTCGATCACCAGGTCACCCGCCTTACCGCACAGGAATATCTCAAGCCCGTACTGGCGCAAAACATCGACACCCTGGTGCTGGGATGCACACACTACCCCCTGCTCAAACCGCTGCTGCAAGAAGCCGCCGGATCGAAAATTCAACTCGTTGATTCCGCCGAAAGCATGGCAGAACAGACTGCTGACTTGCTCGACAAAATGGGCTTGGCGAATCCGCAACGTTCAGCGCCCGATTATCATTTTTATGTCACCGATGTACCGCTGCGTTTTCAGACCATCGGCGAGCGGTTTTTGGGGCGAACACTTTACAATGTGCATGTAGTGAAGTGGTGA
- a CDS encoding Slp family lipoprotein — MLRWTVLIVVLLSGCASIPKPIMGNVAAISPQQTLREDASGNRVRWGGEIIKVTVNKEETCFELLARPLDSSARPLRSDNSDSRFIACAPQFYDPAVYAKGREMTVVGTVIEPVSGKIGEYDYRYPRVTIERLYLWPVRPDFSTMPPPYYYPARPFYPYGYYDPFWPSPFMHRHFR, encoded by the coding sequence ATGTTGCGCTGGACCGTATTAATCGTTGTGCTGCTGTCTGGCTGCGCTTCCATCCCCAAGCCGATCATGGGGAACGTCGCCGCCATTTCGCCGCAACAGACGTTACGCGAGGATGCAAGTGGCAATCGTGTGCGCTGGGGCGGTGAGATCATCAAGGTTACGGTGAACAAGGAAGAGACCTGCTTCGAATTGCTCGCCAGGCCACTTGATAGCTCGGCGCGTCCACTGCGCAGTGATAACTCAGATAGCCGCTTTATTGCCTGTGCCCCCCAGTTCTACGATCCAGCCGTGTATGCCAAGGGTAGGGAGATGACCGTGGTGGGCACAGTGATAGAGCCGGTGAGCGGCAAAATTGGTGAGTATGACTATCGCTATCCGCGTGTAACAATCGAACGGCTTTATCTGTGGCCGGTACGCCCCGATTTTTCTACGATGCCGCCGCCTTATTATTATCCCGCTCGCCCGTTTTATCCCTACGGCTATTATGATCCTTTCTGGCCATCGCCTTTCATGCACCGCCATTTTCGGTGA